In the genome of Streptomyces collinus, one region contains:
- a CDS encoding helix-turn-helix domain-containing protein produces MSGGTAAADFAALLGELKERSGLSYGVLAKRLHMSTSTLHRYCNGDAVPTDYAPVERFARLCKASPGELVELHRRWVLADAGRVRKGIGSSEATSPEVNPEVIPEVSPEATCPEVASPEVASPEVASSEAASLEGPVRRRPRRALLAGVAAAVVLGGVGLAVAVPSGGTGDEGRRGAVAVSGGGGGQEGTGPAASVSPSAGSSSPGGDKTKGKDEDRKVRGEGAVSATPSSASPGSGSGSGSGTGTGSGAGRDDRPGRDTAPASAPLTVDTEPHAWESPCSQRYLIDLPPGRVGPPPPEQDAPGWVAATGAVPSGEQFLKLTVQGKGQQTVVVKGLTVRMAGKRAPLAWNDYAMGYPGVGCGGGVPTRFFTVALDAARPGVVPEAGHANFPFKVSESDPEVYYIRADASAYDVRWYLELRWSSGDRSGTLAVDDHGRPFRTSGNNGRPAYEFPLGGEKWVEEGTTE; encoded by the coding sequence GTGTCGGGAGGCACGGCAGCGGCTGATTTCGCCGCGCTGTTGGGGGAGTTGAAGGAGCGCTCGGGGCTGAGCTACGGCGTGCTCGCCAAGAGGCTTCACATGAGTACGTCCACGCTGCACCGGTACTGCAACGGGGATGCCGTGCCGACCGATTACGCGCCGGTGGAGCGGTTCGCCCGGCTCTGCAAGGCGTCACCGGGGGAACTCGTCGAGCTGCACCGGCGGTGGGTGCTGGCGGATGCCGGGCGGGTGCGGAAGGGGATCGGCTCCTCGGAGGCGACTTCTCCAGAAGTGAATCCAGAAGTGATTCCAGAGGTGAGTCCAGAAGCGACCTGCCCGGAGGTGGCCTCTCCGGAGGTGGCCTCTCCGGAGGTGGCCTCTTCAGAGGCGGCCTCCCTTGAGGGACCCGTGCGGCGGCGCCCCCGTCGTGCCCTGCTCGCCGGTGTCGCCGCCGCCGTGGTCCTCGGCGGGGTCGGTCTCGCCGTGGCCGTTCCCTCGGGCGGGACGGGCGACGAGGGACGGCGCGGTGCGGTGGCCGTGTCCGGCGGTGGTGGCGGCCAGGAGGGGACGGGCCCGGCGGCCTCCGTGTCGCCCTCGGCCGGTTCCTCCTCCCCGGGCGGCGACAAGACGAAGGGGAAAGACGAGGACAGGAAGGTCAGGGGCGAGGGGGCCGTCTCCGCGACTCCCTCCTCAGCCTCCCCCGGCAGCGGCAGCGGCAGCGGCAGCGGCACGGGCACCGGTTCCGGCGCCGGCCGCGATGACCGCCCCGGCCGTGACACCGCCCCCGCCTCCGCTCCTCTCACCGTGGACACGGAACCGCACGCCTGGGAGAGCCCGTGCTCCCAGCGCTACCTGATCGATCTGCCGCCGGGGCGGGTCGGGCCGCCGCCGCCGGAGCAGGACGCGCCCGGCTGGGTGGCGGCGACGGGGGCCGTGCCGTCGGGGGAGCAGTTCCTGAAGCTGACCGTGCAGGGCAAGGGGCAGCAGACCGTGGTCGTCAAGGGGCTGACGGTCCGTATGGCCGGGAAGCGGGCGCCGCTCGCCTGGAACGACTACGCCATGGGGTACCCGGGCGTCGGCTGCGGCGGTGGCGTGCCGACCCGGTTCTTCACGGTCGCCCTCGACGCCGCGCGCCCCGGTGTCGTGCCCGAGGCGGGGCACGCGAACTTCCCGTTCAAGGTGAGCGAGTCCGACCCGGAGGTCTACTACATCCGCGCCGACGCCTCCGCGTACGACGTCAGGTGGTACCTGGAGCTGCGCTGGTCCAGCGGCGACCGGTCGGGCACGCTGGCCGTGGACGACCACGGCCGGCCCTTCCGTACGAGCGGCAACAACGGGCGCCCGGCGTACGAGTTTCCGCTGGGCGGCGAGAAGTGGGTCGAGGAGGGGACGACGGAGTAG
- a CDS encoding SAM-dependent methyltransferase, with product MSGALSQDPAELQRRIDSSKAHPARVYDVFLGGKDHYPADRNAAAAALAANPRGYLDVRHNRDFLRRGVTALVAQDGIRQFLDIGTGLPTAENVHQIAQRVAPESRVVYVDNDPVVLAHARALLTSGPEGRTDYIDADLRDPARILEQAATTLDFDRPVALCLVAILHFVADEEAYPLVSGLLDELPAGSRLVLSHLTEDLNPENIRAVQRTYTERGFTFVLRSRADVERFFTESGLEITEPGVVPAHRWRPDHGAPVPEQPEESFLAGLEEIEKVRYRDINDVTDADINVYAAIGAKA from the coding sequence ATGTCCGGTGCCCTCAGCCAGGATCCCGCCGAGCTGCAGAGGAGGATCGACAGCAGCAAGGCGCACCCGGCCCGGGTCTACGACGTCTTCCTCGGCGGCAAGGACCACTACCCCGCCGACCGGAACGCGGCCGCCGCCGCGCTGGCCGCCAACCCGCGCGGGTACCTCGACGTACGGCACAACCGCGACTTCCTCCGGCGCGGGGTGACCGCACTCGTGGCGCAGGACGGCATCCGGCAGTTCCTCGACATCGGGACCGGGCTGCCCACCGCCGAGAACGTGCACCAGATCGCGCAGCGCGTCGCGCCCGAGTCGCGGGTCGTGTACGTCGACAACGACCCGGTGGTGCTCGCGCACGCGCGCGCCCTGCTGACCAGCGGTCCCGAGGGCCGCACGGACTACATCGACGCCGATCTGCGGGACCCGGCCCGCATCCTCGAACAGGCCGCCACCACCCTCGACTTCGACCGGCCGGTAGCGCTCTGCCTGGTCGCGATCCTGCACTTCGTCGCGGACGAGGAGGCGTACCCGCTGGTGAGCGGGCTGCTCGACGAACTGCCCGCCGGCAGTCGGCTGGTGCTGAGCCATCTCACCGAGGACCTCAACCCCGAGAACATCCGCGCGGTCCAGCGGACGTACACCGAGCGCGGTTTCACCTTCGTGCTGCGCTCCCGGGCCGACGTCGAGCGGTTCTTCACGGAGAGCGGGCTGGAGATCACCGAACCGGGGGTCGTCCCCGCGCACCGCTGGCGGCCCGACCATGGCGCCCCCGTCCCCGAGCAGCCGGAGGAGTCCTTCCTCGCCGGACTGGAGGAGATCGAGAAGGTGCGCTACCGCGACATCAACGACGTCACGGACGCGGACATCAACGTGTACGCGGCGATCGGCGCCAAGGCGTGA
- a CDS encoding aminotransferase-like domain-containing protein, with the protein MTVAEPPPTRSSVPPLAARARAVGGSPVRDILAVTARPEVINFAGGLPAPELFDAKGIAAAYEAVLAEAPARALQYSTTEGEPALRDALAARTTARGLPTGPDDLLVTTGSQQALSLLATALVEPGDTVLVENPCYLAALQAFGFAGARVLAVPGDEHGVDPGALEELVVRERPKLLYTVPTFQNPTGRTLPAGRRAAVAAVAARHGLWIVEDDPYGELRYEGERLPWIAAHPGAEDRTVLLGSFSKVMAPGLRLGWLRAPGELRRACTVAKQAADLHTPTVNQLAAARYLADNDLDAHVARVAGVYRERRDAMLSGLAAALPTGSVWNRPEGGMFLWACLPQPYDTTALLPRVVRENVAYVPGAPFYAGTPDRTTLRLCFVTQTPEEIGEGLRRLGEGLSPTRSATSAG; encoded by the coding sequence ATGACCGTTGCCGAGCCCCCGCCCACCCGCTCTTCCGTGCCACCGCTCGCCGCACGGGCCCGGGCCGTCGGCGGCTCGCCCGTACGCGACATCCTCGCCGTCACCGCCCGCCCCGAGGTGATCAACTTCGCGGGCGGGCTCCCGGCACCGGAGCTGTTCGACGCCAAGGGCATCGCCGCCGCGTACGAGGCGGTGCTCGCCGAGGCGCCCGCGCGGGCGCTGCAGTACTCCACGACCGAGGGCGAACCCGCGCTGCGGGACGCGCTCGCCGCCCGCACCACCGCGCGCGGCCTGCCGACCGGGCCCGACGACCTGCTCGTCACCACCGGCAGCCAGCAGGCCCTCTCCCTGCTGGCCACCGCACTCGTCGAACCCGGGGACACCGTCCTCGTCGAGAACCCCTGCTACCTGGCGGCACTTCAGGCCTTCGGCTTCGCCGGGGCGCGGGTGCTGGCCGTGCCCGGTGACGAGCACGGAGTCGACCCCGGGGCACTGGAGGAACTCGTCGTGCGCGAGCGGCCCAAGCTGCTCTACACCGTGCCCACCTTCCAGAACCCCACCGGCCGGACCCTGCCCGCCGGGCGACGCGCCGCCGTGGCCGCCGTCGCCGCCCGGCACGGACTGTGGATCGTCGAGGACGACCCCTACGGTGAGCTGCGCTACGAGGGTGAACGCCTGCCGTGGATCGCCGCCCACCCGGGCGCCGAGGACCGGACGGTGCTGCTCGGCAGCTTCTCCAAGGTCATGGCGCCCGGGCTGCGGCTGGGCTGGCTGCGGGCACCCGGGGAGCTGCGGCGCGCCTGCACGGTCGCCAAGCAGGCCGCCGACCTGCACACCCCGACCGTCAACCAGCTCGCCGCGGCCCGCTACCTCGCCGACAACGACCTGGACGCCCATGTCGCCCGCGTCGCCGGCGTGTACCGCGAACGCCGCGACGCGATGCTCTCCGGGCTCGCCGCGGCGCTGCCCACGGGGTCGGTCTGGAACCGGCCCGAGGGCGGCATGTTCCTCTGGGCGTGCCTCCCGCAGCCGTACGACACCACGGCCCTGCTGCCGCGGGTGGTCCGGGAGAACGTGGCCTACGTCCCCGGCGCCCCCTTCTACGCGGGCACGCCCGACCGGACCACCCTGCGGCTGTGCTTCGTGACGCAGACGCCCGAGGAGATCGGGGAAGGGCTGCGCAGGCTGGGGGAGGGGCTCAGTCCCACCAGAAGTGCCACGTCCGCCGGTTGA
- a CDS encoding DUF4253 domain-containing protein — MATLPNPLPKLAADPSGGSLGLRLPAGALLDTTDEGSWHEPLLWCAGERAVPGGWTALEPARRAGLLPVVLETGDGHGGPDHWELMPGEMSYPGDHDAEEVLAEYWEEHAAPGEARPGPADAAPGAQDPDTVAADAVDALLGDGGPLKDPRLALVPARRSADIPTAIGWTGPANHEADTARLSAVLRSWEDRFGIRVAALGFDHLLVSVAAPPTARAAAQAVAAEHLAFCPDNLRQSAHPTLRTYAEHQVLNRRTWHFWWD, encoded by the coding sequence ATGGCGACTCTTCCCAACCCCCTGCCGAAGCTGGCGGCAGACCCGAGCGGCGGCTCGCTCGGCCTCCGACTCCCCGCCGGGGCGCTCCTCGACACCACCGACGAGGGCTCCTGGCACGAGCCGTTGCTGTGGTGCGCCGGTGAACGGGCCGTCCCGGGCGGCTGGACGGCTCTGGAGCCGGCCCGTCGTGCGGGCCTCCTGCCGGTCGTCCTGGAGACGGGCGACGGCCATGGCGGTCCGGACCACTGGGAGTTGATGCCGGGCGAGATGTCCTACCCCGGGGACCACGATGCCGAGGAGGTCCTGGCGGAGTACTGGGAAGAGCACGCCGCGCCGGGCGAAGCCCGGCCCGGCCCGGCCGATGCCGCCCCCGGCGCCCAGGACCCGGACACCGTGGCCGCCGACGCCGTGGACGCCCTGCTCGGCGACGGCGGCCCCCTCAAGGACCCCCGCCTCGCCCTCGTCCCGGCCCGCCGCAGCGCGGACATTCCGACGGCGATCGGCTGGACGGGCCCGGCGAACCACGAGGCCGACACGGCCCGACTCAGCGCCGTGCTCCGCTCCTGGGAGGACCGCTTCGGCATACGGGTCGCCGCCCTCGGCTTCGATCACCTGCTGGTGTCCGTTGCCGCCCCGCCCACCGCCCGGGCCGCCGCGCAGGCCGTAGCCGCCGAGCACCTCGCCTTCTGCCCGGACAACCTCCGGCAAAGCGCCCACCCGACCCTCCGCACCTACGCCGAGCACCAGGTCCTCAACCGGCGGACGTGGCACTTCTGGTGGGACTGA
- a CDS encoding DinB family protein: protein MTTSSEKTDLLAAFAEQRALLLITVRGLTDAQAGRRTTVSELTLGGIVKHLATGEEMWARIMSERDGELPEGMLDTAQYRMAEGDTLPALLERYASAARATEEAVAALPDLDVGVPLPKTPWSPPEPEFWSARRILLHLIRETAQHAGHADFLRETLDGANTTAQR from the coding sequence ATGACGACTTCCTCCGAGAAGACGGACCTGCTCGCCGCGTTCGCGGAGCAGCGTGCGCTGCTGCTGATCACCGTGCGCGGACTCACCGACGCGCAGGCCGGGCGGCGTACGACGGTGAGCGAGCTGACGCTCGGCGGCATCGTGAAGCACCTCGCCACGGGGGAGGAGATGTGGGCTCGGATCATGTCCGAGCGCGACGGTGAACTGCCCGAGGGCATGCTCGACACGGCGCAGTACCGCATGGCCGAGGGCGACACGCTTCCCGCGCTGCTGGAGCGGTACGCGTCGGCCGCCCGGGCCACCGAAGAGGCGGTGGCCGCGCTGCCGGACCTGGACGTCGGCGTGCCGTTGCCGAAGACGCCCTGGTCCCCGCCGGAGCCCGAGTTCTGGTCCGCCCGCCGGATCCTGCTGCATCTGATCAGGGAGACCGCCCAGCACGCCGGGCACGCGGACTTCCTCCGGGAGACCCTGGACGGCGCGAACACCACGGCACAGCGCTGA
- the argS gene encoding arginine--tRNA ligase — MASVTSLSDSVHQRLAAALSAALPQAGSAEPLLRRSDRADFQANGILALAKKEKANPRELATQVVSRVESGEVIKDIEVSGPGFLNITITDRAIVETLAARYADDTGRLGVPQAQQPGTTVIDYAQPNVAKEMHVGHLRSAVIGDSVMRLLEFTGEHVVRRHHIGDWGTQFGMLIQYLEEHPHELDHKADEISGEEAMSNLDRLYKAARKLFDADEEFKTRARRRVVDLQAGDPQTLAMWQKFVDESKIYFFSVFEKLDMEIRDEDIVGESGYNDMLAETCRLLEESGVAVRSEGALCVFFDDIKGPDGNPVPLIVQKSDGGYGYAATDLSAIRDRVFNLKANNIIYVVDARQSLHFKMVFETARKAGWLGDDVKAYQLAFGTVLGKDGKPFKTREGETVRLVDLLDEAIDRASAVVREKAQDLSEEEIAERGTQVGVGAVKYADLSTSANRDYKFDLDQMVSLNGDTSVYLQYAYARIQSILRKAGASRPVAHPELELHEAERALGLHADAFAATVAEAATEYAPHKLAAYLYQLASLYTTFYDKCPVLKAETPEQIENRLFLCDVTARTLHQGMALLGIRTPERL, encoded by the coding sequence ATGGCCTCGGTCACGTCCCTCAGCGACTCCGTCCACCAGCGCCTCGCGGCGGCCCTGTCGGCAGCTCTGCCGCAGGCCGGCTCCGCGGAACCGCTGCTGCGACGAAGCGACCGGGCCGACTTCCAGGCCAACGGGATCCTGGCCCTCGCCAAGAAGGAGAAGGCGAACCCGCGGGAGCTGGCGACCCAGGTCGTCTCCCGGGTCGAGTCGGGCGAGGTGATCAAGGACATCGAGGTCTCCGGCCCCGGCTTCCTGAACATCACGATCACCGACCGCGCGATCGTCGAGACCCTCGCCGCGCGCTACGCCGACGACACCGGCCGCCTCGGCGTGCCGCAGGCGCAGCAGCCGGGCACCACGGTCATCGACTACGCCCAGCCGAACGTGGCGAAGGAGATGCACGTCGGACACCTGCGCTCCGCGGTGATCGGCGACTCGGTCATGCGGCTGCTGGAGTTCACCGGCGAGCACGTGGTCCGGCGTCACCACATCGGCGACTGGGGCACCCAGTTCGGCATGCTCATCCAGTACCTGGAGGAGCACCCGCACGAGCTGGACCACAAGGCCGACGAGATCTCCGGCGAGGAGGCGATGTCGAACCTCGACCGCCTCTACAAGGCCGCCCGCAAGCTCTTCGACGCCGACGAGGAGTTCAAGACCCGGGCCCGGCGCCGGGTGGTGGACCTCCAGGCGGGCGACCCGCAGACCCTCGCCATGTGGCAGAAGTTCGTCGACGAGTCGAAGATCTACTTCTTCTCCGTCTTCGAGAAGCTGGACATGGAGATCCGCGACGAGGACATCGTCGGCGAGTCGGGTTACAACGACATGCTCGCCGAGACGTGCCGCCTCCTGGAGGAGTCGGGCGTGGCGGTCCGCTCCGAGGGCGCCCTCTGCGTCTTCTTCGACGACATCAAGGGCCCGGACGGCAACCCGGTCCCGCTGATCGTGCAGAAGTCGGACGGCGGCTACGGCTACGCGGCGACGGACCTCTCCGCGATCCGCGACCGTGTCTTCAACCTCAAGGCGAACAACATCATCTACGTGGTGGACGCCCGCCAGTCGCTCCACTTCAAGATGGTCTTCGAGACGGCCCGGAAGGCGGGCTGGCTGGGCGACGACGTGAAGGCCTACCAGCTGGCCTTCGGCACGGTCCTCGGCAAGGACGGCAAGCCGTTCAAGACCCGTGAGGGCGAGACGGTCCGCCTGGTCGACCTGCTCGACGAGGCGATCGACCGTGCCTCGGCGGTCGTCCGGGAGAAGGCCCAGGACCTCTCCGAGGAGGAGATCGCCGAGCGCGGCACCCAGGTGGGCGTGGGCGCGGTGAAGTACGCCGACCTGTCGACGTCGGCGAACCGCGACTACAAGTTCGACCTGGACCAGATGGTCTCGCTCAACGGCGACACCTCCGTCTACCTCCAGTACGCCTACGCCCGTATCCAGTCGATCCTGCGCAAGGCCGGCGCCTCCCGCCCGGTCGCGCACCCCGAGCTGGAGCTGCACGAGGCGGAGCGCGCGCTGGGCCTGCACGCGGACGCCTTCGCGGCGACGGTGGCGGAGGCGGCGACGGAGTACGCCCCGCACAAGCTGGCGGCGTACCTGTACCAGCTGGCTTCTCTGTACACGACGTTCTACGACAAGTGCCCGGTCCTCAAGGCCGAGACGCCCGAGCAGATCGAGAACCGCCTGTTCCTGTGCGACGTCACGGCCCGCACGCTGCATCAGGGCATGGCGCTGCTGGGCATCCGGACGCCCGAGCGGCTCTGA
- the lysS gene encoding lysine--tRNA ligase: protein MPIVAQSTETTDWVSRFADEVIEESERRAPGKPVVVASGLSPSGPIHLGNLREVMTPHLVADEIRRRGHQVRHLISWDDYDRYRKVPAGIAGVDESWAEHIGKPLTSVPAPKGSSHPNWAEHFKVAMIESLAELGVEFDGISQTEQYTSGVYREQILHAIKHRGDIDAILDQYRTKKAPAKKQQGQKPVDEAELEAAEGSGAAGEDDGSSTAAGYFPYKPYCGNCEKDLTTVTSYDDDSTELTYACTACGFSETVRLNEFNRGKLVWKVDWPMRWAYEGVVFEPSGVDHSSPGSSFQVGGQIVGIFGGKQPIGPMYAFVGISGMAKMSSSRGGVPTPADALKIMEPQLLRWLYARRRPNQSFKIAFDQEIQRLYDEWDKLDAKVADGSALPADVAAHARAVGTAAGELRRTPRPLPYRTLASVADITAGHEDQALRILSELDPDQPLTSLDEARPRYDRAEAWINTHVPADQRTVVRDEPDAELLKSLDEQGRESLRLLLDGLAGHWSLDGLTHLVYGVPKVQAGFSADATPKELPPEIKTAQRSFFALLYHLLVGRDTGPRLPTLLLAVGQERVRHLLGA, encoded by the coding sequence GTGCCGATCGTGGCTCAGAGCACCGAGACCACCGACTGGGTCTCCCGTTTCGCGGATGAGGTCATCGAGGAGTCGGAGCGCCGGGCCCCGGGCAAACCCGTCGTCGTCGCGTCCGGGCTCTCCCCGTCCGGCCCCATCCACCTCGGGAACCTGCGCGAGGTCATGACCCCGCACCTCGTCGCCGACGAGATCCGTCGCCGGGGCCACCAGGTGCGCCACCTGATCTCCTGGGACGACTACGACCGGTACCGCAAGGTCCCGGCCGGGATCGCGGGCGTCGACGAGTCGTGGGCCGAGCACATCGGCAAGCCCCTGACGTCCGTCCCGGCGCCGAAGGGTTCCTCGCACCCGAACTGGGCCGAGCACTTCAAGGTAGCGATGATCGAGTCGCTGGCCGAGCTGGGCGTGGAGTTCGACGGGATCAGCCAGACCGAGCAGTACACCTCCGGCGTGTACCGCGAGCAGATCCTGCACGCCATCAAGCACCGCGGCGACATCGACGCGATCCTCGACCAGTACCGCACGAAGAAGGCCCCGGCCAAGAAGCAGCAGGGGCAGAAGCCGGTCGACGAGGCCGAGCTGGAGGCCGCCGAGGGCTCCGGCGCGGCCGGTGAGGACGACGGCAGCTCCACCGCCGCCGGCTACTTCCCGTACAAGCCGTACTGCGGCAACTGCGAGAAGGACCTCACCACCGTCACCTCCTACGACGACGACTCCACCGAGCTGACGTACGCCTGCACCGCGTGCGGCTTCTCCGAGACGGTCCGGCTGAACGAGTTCAACCGCGGCAAGCTGGTCTGGAAGGTCGACTGGCCGATGCGGTGGGCGTACGAGGGCGTCGTGTTCGAGCCGAGCGGTGTCGATCACTCCTCTCCCGGCTCGTCGTTCCAGGTCGGCGGGCAGATCGTCGGCATCTTCGGCGGCAAGCAGCCCATCGGGCCGATGTACGCCTTCGTGGGCATCAGCGGGATGGCGAAGATGTCGTCCTCGCGCGGTGGCGTGCCGACCCCGGCGGACGCCCTGAAGATCATGGAACCGCAGCTGCTGCGCTGGCTGTACGCCCGCCGTCGGCCCAACCAGTCCTTCAAGATCGCCTTCGACCAGGAGATCCAGCGGCTCTACGACGAGTGGGACAAGCTGGACGCCAAGGTCGCCGACGGCAGCGCCCTGCCGGCCGACGTGGCCGCGCACGCGCGCGCGGTGGGCACGGCCGCCGGTGAGCTGCGGCGCACGCCCCGGCCGCTGCCGTACCGGACGCTGGCGTCCGTCGCGGACATCACCGCCGGGCACGAGGACCAGGCGCTGCGCATCCTCAGCGAGCTCGACCCGGACCAGCCGCTGACCTCGCTCGACGAGGCCCGCCCGCGCTACGACAGGGCCGAGGCCTGGATCAACACGCACGTCCCCGCCGACCAGCGCACCGTCGTGCGCGACGAGCCGGACGCCGAGCTGCTGAAGTCGCTCGACGAGCAGGGCCGCGAGTCGCTGCGGCTGCTGCTCGACGGGCTGGCCGGCCACTGGTCGCTCGACGGTCTCACCCACCTCGTCTACGGCGTGCCGAAGGTGCAGGCCGGCTTCTCCGCCGACGCCACGCCCAAGGAGCTGCCGCCGGAGATCAAGACCGCCCAGCGGTCGTTCTTCGCGCTGCTGTACCACCTGCTGGTGGGCCGTGACACCGGCCCGCGCCTGCCCACGCTGCTGCTGGCGGTGGGGCAGGAGCGGGTTCGGCACCTGCTCGGTGCGTAG
- a CDS encoding DUF2637 domain-containing protein — translation MHRILIGVVVAGAVIIAGIGFAGSYAAVRELALKKGFGNFSYVFPIGIDAGICVLLALDLLLTWIRIPFPLLRQTAWLLTAATIAFNGAAAWPDPLGVGMHGVIPILFVVSVEAARHAIGRIADITADKHMEGVRLTRWLLSPGPTFLLWRRMKLWELRSYDQVIKLEQERLVYQARLRSRFGRAWRRKAPVESLMPLRLARYGVPLAETAPAGLAAAGIEPALIPPPPPQADLATGHRAVGPAPDPQRAAPPGGQRPQLESNHDAEYPEPEPEPEQSPWFNTPREVEYQGGYNPDYDPAEHYAQWIAEQQEAEQYQPEYDRAPSPEDTGSFPIPVGPNRTRELGDGGGTPPAPEPDEEAYYQVFRQSIDGSYPTPRALGDNIQATYGTTLSPGELKSLAERFQKRHTAELEEDHIA, via the coding sequence ATGCACCGCATCCTCATCGGCGTGGTCGTGGCCGGTGCCGTGATCATCGCCGGCATCGGCTTCGCCGGTTCGTACGCGGCGGTCCGCGAGTTGGCCCTGAAGAAGGGCTTCGGGAACTTCTCCTACGTCTTCCCGATCGGCATCGACGCGGGCATCTGTGTCCTGCTGGCCCTGGATCTGCTGCTCACCTGGATCAGGATCCCGTTCCCCCTCCTGCGTCAGACGGCGTGGCTGCTGACGGCGGCGACGATCGCCTTCAACGGCGCGGCCGCGTGGCCGGATCCGCTCGGTGTGGGCATGCACGGGGTGATTCCGATCCTGTTCGTGGTCTCGGTCGAGGCGGCCCGGCACGCGATCGGCCGTATCGCCGACATCACGGCCGACAAGCACATGGAGGGCGTCCGCCTCACCCGGTGGCTCCTCTCCCCCGGCCCCACGTTCCTCCTCTGGCGCCGCATGAAGCTCTGGGAGCTGCGCTCCTACGACCAGGTCATCAAGCTGGAGCAGGAACGTCTCGTCTACCAGGCGCGACTGCGCTCCCGCTTCGGGCGGGCGTGGCGCAGGAAGGCTCCGGTGGAGTCCCTGATGCCGCTGCGGCTGGCGCGCTACGGGGTGCCGCTGGCGGAGACGGCTCCGGCAGGGCTGGCGGCGGCGGGCATCGAGCCGGCACTGATACCCCCGCCCCCGCCGCAGGCCGACCTGGCCACGGGTCATCGTGCCGTCGGGCCGGCGCCCGACCCGCAGAGGGCGGCACCTCCCGGCGGGCAGCGCCCTCAGCTGGAGAGCAACCACGACGCCGAGTACCCGGAACCGGAACCCGAACCGGAACAGAGCCCCTGGTTCAACACCCCCCGCGAGGTCGAGTACCAGGGCGGCTACAACCCCGACTACGACCCTGCCGAGCACTACGCCCAGTGGATCGCCGAACAGCAGGAGGCCGAGCAGTACCAGCCCGAGTACGACCGGGCACCCTCCCCGGAGGACACCGGCAGTTTCCCCATCCCGGTGGGCCCGAACCGCACCCGTGAACTGGGTGACGGCGGCGGCACCCCGCCGGCCCCCGAGCCGGACGAGGAGGCGTACTACCAGGTGTTCCGCCAGTCGATAGACGGCAGCTACCCCACACCCCGCGCCCTCGGCGACAACATCCAGGCCACCTACGGCACGACGCTGAGCCCCGGGGAACTGAAGTCCCTCGCGGAACGCTTCCAGAAGCGCCACACGGCGGAACTGGAAGAGGACCACATCGCGTAG